One window of Acidobacteriota bacterium genomic DNA carries:
- a CDS encoding GTPase Era — translation MSFRSGFVSIIGRPNAGKSTLLNALVGEKVAIVTHKPQTTRHRIQGYVNVKGGKGRPPGQIVLIDTPGVHKPDSPLGSRMMREVSAALQERDVALLIVDATQPFGKGDQFVLELFKNVSSPVILLLNKIDLIDKRKLLEIIDRYSKLRDFAEIIPISAVKHNGLDELVDALLKRLPEGPRYFEKDQVTDQPERVLVAEMIRERVLIETGQEVPYAVAVKVEQFEEGDKLTRVAAAIYCEREGQKAILIGKSGAMLKRIGTSARKQIERLLGKQVFLELFVKVRENWRNSEAALDDLDWRNRVS, via the coding sequence ATGTCCTTTAGATCCGGCTTCGTCTCCATTATCGGTCGTCCCAATGCGGGAAAGTCTACGCTGCTGAATGCGCTGGTTGGCGAAAAGGTCGCGATCGTTACGCACAAGCCGCAGACTACGCGGCATCGCATCCAGGGATACGTCAACGTGAAGGGCGGGAAGGGAAGACCGCCGGGACAGATTGTGCTGATCGATACTCCTGGCGTGCATAAGCCCGATTCGCCTCTGGGCAGCCGGATGATGCGTGAAGTGAGCGCTGCGCTCCAAGAGCGCGATGTGGCTCTTCTGATCGTTGATGCTACGCAGCCGTTCGGCAAGGGCGACCAGTTTGTTCTCGAGCTGTTCAAGAACGTGAGTTCGCCGGTGATCTTGCTCTTGAATAAGATCGATCTTATTGACAAGCGGAAGTTGCTCGAGATTATCGATCGTTACTCCAAACTGCGCGATTTCGCTGAGATCATTCCCATTTCGGCAGTGAAACATAACGGATTGGACGAGTTAGTCGATGCGTTGCTCAAGCGACTGCCGGAAGGTCCGCGTTATTTCGAGAAAGATCAGGTCACCGATCAGCCCGAACGAGTGCTTGTCGCCGAGATGATTCGCGAACGCGTTCTCATCGAAACCGGCCAGGAAGTGCCCTATGCCGTAGCGGTGAAGGTTGAACAATTCGAAGAAGGCGACAAGCTGACCCGCGTTGCCGCAGCGATTTATTGCGAGCGTGAAGGACAGAAGGCGATTCTGATTGGCAAAAGTGGAGCGATGTTGAAGCGTATCGGAACATCCGCGCGCAAGCAGATCGAACGTCTGCTGGGTAAACAGGTATTTCTTGAGCTGTTCGTGAAAGTCCGAGAGAACTGGCGCAATTCAGAGGCGGCTCTGGACGATCTGGATTGGCGGAATCGAGTGAGTTGA
- a CDS encoding TonB-dependent receptor, whose amino-acid sequence MKNSIRACRVALAFTGFLFSSLGIFGQESRGTISGSVLDPAGAAIPAANVTATEMRTGVQTPTKSDASGHYNLPFLPPGEYQIEAAAAGFRSFVRRGITLASSDHPLIDLRLEVGQASQTVTVSADAPMLEVANSSISQSITTKEVEDFPLNGRNPMMVAQLAIGVIATGQPSLVHPFDNGAASAWSIGGTPSQTAEILMDGAPNATWDNRVAYAPPQDAVQEVKVKAFDGDASYGHTGSGTINQVMKTGTNNMHGSVYWFSQPSALAANSFFNNRAGIAAAETKLNQYGFTAGGPVDVPKVYSGKNKLFWFAAFERLTDSQPNTKLLTVPTAAERNGDFSALLNLGSSFQIYNPYSGVTSGSTVARKSFFCDAAGNPITPNLTPGAGFGTQATGTPCNKIPQQLLSPVASKYLQFYPQPNLSGNSTGYGNFANSVTTDDNYSNELGRIDWAMSDRSRLAFNVRHNNQLQSKNNYFNNNTTGSQLVRQNWGGSVDEVFTFSPTTVLDVRANYTRLREAHPSPNAGFDPTTLGFPAYTVSNSRYLQLPAISFGTSCGSDTTQAASFDCFGATTSDLIPSESYQIYGNVVKQLSAHTLKFGVDARRYLLDAQTFGASSGTYSFNNSWTNGPNANSPASNFGQDFAAFMLGVPTSGSYDVNTRGTYTSYYYALFVQDDWRIKHNLTINIGLRYDRDNPYSEKLGRTVNGFDTTSANPIAAAAIAAYSKKPIPQIPAGSFAVPGGLTFATPQDGSIWDNTSNLVSPRVGFAWSPDKFGGKTVFRGGFGMFVQPIAMSNLNPTGSYSSSPIVTQEGFSATTPVVIPSNFLVPSATLSNPFPTGFLQPTGSASGLATFNGQNITFFDGKMQNPYSERWTFGIQQELSPNLVMEIAYIGNHAVHLPLAFTQFNGIPRQYLSTLPYRDTAVNSALTASVANPFAGLIPGTSLNGSTTTVRQLLAPFPEFPVVDSTTFSSGVTERNANVGSSNFHSLSARVEKRLSQGLSLIGVYTWSKLMERDEWLNATDLAPEKRVSPFDHTNHFVLAANYELPIGRGKLINLESGWVNSLLGGWSTNAIYTYQTGAPILWMNGSTNNPGDYPLCAVATVAGACPNGGSGVPQAATTFPLTSVDSRQVNGASFDMSHFVTASGQQFQFHLRTLPTTYSNLRQDGINNFDASVIKRFVITESKYFQFRMEAFNVLNHPTFGAPNTQVTSANFGLITTQANRARQLQIGLRFVF is encoded by the coding sequence ATGAAGAACAGCATCCGGGCTTGCCGTGTGGCGCTTGCATTCACAGGGTTTCTTTTCTCTAGCCTCGGCATATTTGGCCAGGAGAGCCGAGGAACGATCAGCGGCTCGGTGCTGGATCCGGCGGGAGCCGCGATTCCCGCCGCAAATGTGACCGCGACGGAAATGCGCACCGGCGTGCAGACGCCGACGAAGTCTGACGCAAGCGGTCACTACAACCTGCCGTTCCTTCCTCCAGGTGAATATCAGATTGAAGCTGCGGCGGCGGGATTCCGGTCTTTTGTGCGCAGGGGGATCACGCTTGCGTCGAGCGATCATCCGTTGATCGATTTACGACTGGAGGTCGGGCAAGCGAGCCAGACAGTGACTGTGAGTGCTGACGCTCCGATGCTGGAAGTTGCGAACAGTTCCATTAGCCAGAGCATTACCACAAAAGAAGTCGAGGATTTTCCGCTCAATGGCCGTAATCCGATGATGGTGGCTCAACTCGCAATCGGCGTGATTGCCACTGGACAACCCTCTCTCGTGCATCCATTTGATAATGGCGCAGCCTCGGCGTGGAGCATTGGTGGTACACCATCGCAGACGGCGGAAATCCTGATGGATGGCGCTCCGAACGCTACCTGGGACAATCGGGTTGCGTATGCGCCGCCTCAGGACGCGGTGCAGGAAGTGAAGGTGAAGGCCTTCGATGGCGATGCATCGTATGGGCACACCGGTAGCGGCACGATCAACCAGGTGATGAAGACCGGAACCAACAACATGCACGGTTCCGTCTACTGGTTCTCTCAACCTTCAGCGTTGGCAGCCAATAGTTTCTTTAATAATCGAGCAGGAATTGCTGCCGCAGAGACTAAGTTGAACCAGTATGGCTTCACGGCTGGAGGTCCAGTAGATGTTCCGAAGGTTTACAGCGGAAAAAACAAGCTCTTCTGGTTCGCGGCGTTCGAAAGACTCACCGATAGTCAGCCCAACACGAAACTTCTGACGGTTCCAACAGCAGCAGAGAGGAATGGCGATTTTTCTGCGCTGCTAAATCTCGGCAGTTCTTTCCAGATCTACAATCCTTACAGCGGCGTAACTAGCGGCTCGACCGTTGCGCGGAAATCCTTCTTCTGCGACGCGGCCGGAAATCCGATCACGCCGAATCTCACGCCTGGGGCAGGCTTCGGTACACAGGCCACTGGAACTCCTTGCAACAAGATCCCGCAACAACTTTTGAGTCCGGTGGCTTCGAAGTATCTGCAGTTTTATCCGCAGCCAAACCTTTCAGGAAACTCGACTGGCTACGGTAATTTCGCTAATTCCGTTACGACGGATGACAATTACAGCAACGAACTGGGGCGTATCGATTGGGCGATGAGCGATCGCAGCCGGCTCGCGTTTAACGTTCGGCACAACAACCAGCTGCAATCGAAGAACAACTACTTCAACAACAACACGACTGGCTCGCAGCTGGTTCGACAAAACTGGGGTGGCTCAGTCGACGAGGTGTTCACATTTAGTCCAACGACAGTGCTGGATGTGCGGGCGAACTACACGCGCCTGAGAGAGGCGCATCCGTCGCCCAATGCGGGATTTGATCCAACAACGCTTGGTTTCCCGGCCTACACGGTGAGCAACAGTCGCTATCTGCAGCTTCCTGCGATCAGCTTCGGCACCAGCTGCGGTAGCGATACTACGCAGGCTGCCAGCTTCGATTGCTTCGGAGCTACGACCTCTGACTTGATTCCGTCTGAGTCGTATCAGATCTACGGCAACGTTGTGAAGCAGCTCAGTGCGCATACTTTGAAGTTCGGCGTGGACGCGCGTCGTTACTTGCTGGACGCGCAGACGTTCGGAGCGTCAAGCGGAACTTACAGTTTCAACAATTCCTGGACAAATGGACCGAATGCCAACTCTCCGGCCTCGAACTTCGGACAGGATTTTGCTGCGTTCATGCTCGGCGTTCCGACCTCTGGTTCTTACGACGTGAACACTCGCGGTACTTACACTTCCTATTACTACGCGCTGTTTGTGCAGGACGATTGGCGCATCAAGCACAACCTCACCATTAATATTGGTTTGCGGTACGACCGCGATAATCCTTACTCGGAGAAGTTGGGAAGAACTGTAAACGGTTTCGACACCACGTCGGCGAATCCGATCGCAGCTGCCGCCATCGCTGCGTACAGCAAGAAGCCGATTCCGCAGATTCCAGCCGGAAGCTTCGCGGTCCCGGGAGGCCTAACGTTTGCCACACCGCAGGATGGATCGATTTGGGACAACACTTCGAATCTCGTCAGTCCGCGCGTCGGCTTCGCCTGGAGTCCTGACAAATTCGGAGGCAAGACTGTATTTCGCGGCGGCTTCGGAATGTTCGTGCAGCCGATCGCGATGTCGAATCTGAATCCCACCGGCTCGTATTCGAGCAGCCCGATCGTCACGCAGGAGGGTTTCAGCGCGACAACACCGGTAGTAATCCCGAGCAATTTCCTCGTTCCCAGTGCGACGCTGAGCAATCCCTTCCCGACTGGCTTTCTGCAGCCGACTGGTTCTGCCAGCGGGCTGGCGACGTTTAACGGTCAGAACATCACCTTTTTCGACGGCAAAATGCAGAACCCCTATTCCGAACGCTGGACGTTTGGCATTCAGCAGGAGCTGTCGCCGAACCTCGTGATGGAGATTGCCTATATCGGCAACCACGCGGTTCACCTTCCCCTCGCATTTACCCAGTTCAATGGAATTCCACGGCAATACCTGAGTACGCTGCCTTACCGCGACACCGCCGTGAACAGCGCGCTGACTGCCTCAGTCGCCAATCCATTTGCCGGGCTGATTCCAGGTACGAGTCTGAACGGCTCTACAACAACCGTACGGCAACTTCTGGCTCCGTTCCCGGAGTTTCCTGTGGTTGACTCGACGACGTTCAGCTCGGGCGTTACGGAACGCAATGCCAATGTGGGAAGCTCAAATTTTCACAGTTTGAGCGCGCGAGTGGAGAAGCGGCTCTCGCAGGGACTGTCGTTAATTGGCGTGTATACCTGGTCGAAGCTCATGGAGCGTGACGAGTGGCTGAACGCGACTGATCTTGCGCCGGAAAAACGCGTCTCGCCCTTCGATCACACCAATCATTTCGTGCTCGCAGCGAATTATGAGCTGCCGATTGGAAGAGGCAAGTTGATCAATCTGGAATCAGGCTGGGTAAACAGTCTGTTAGGGGGATGGAGCACGAATGCCATTTACACCTACCAGACAGGCGCTCCGATTCTGTGGATGAACGGCAGCACGAACAATCCGGGAGATTATCCGCTCTGCGCGGTTGCAACGGTCGCGGGCGCGTGTCCGAATGGCGGCAGTGGTGTGCCGCAGGCTGCAACAACGTTTCCGCTGACGAGTGTCGACAGCCGCCAAGTGAACGGAGCCTCGTTCGACATGTCACATTTCGTTACTGCCTCAGGGCAGCAGTTCCAATTCCATCTGCGCACACTCCCAACCACGTACAGTAATCTGAGGCAGGACGGCATCAACAATTTCGACGCATCGGTGATCAAGAGATTTGTGATCACCGAGAGTAAGTACTTCCAGTTCCGCATGGAAGCATTCAATGTGCTGAATCATCCGACGTTTGGAGCGCCGAATACTCAGGTGACGAGTGCGAACTTCGGTCTGATTACTACCCAGGCCAATCGAGCGCGACAGCTGCAGATTGGATTGCGCTTCGTCTTCTAG
- a CDS encoding cell shape determination protein CcmA, with protein MWSPSRPNGSPSQPSAPEPKPTSTTVSSAPAVKSPRSDERITYIGKSLVIKGEVSGSEPIHIEGKIEGPISLRDCHINVGRDAVVSSNMQAGEVIIRGTVDGNVTASDRVEVHSGGSLTGNVCAGRISIEYGAYYHGKVDMRLPDPKAHFSTNDSDSRKKSESVATREEAPALATY; from the coding sequence ATGTGGAGTCCCTCACGTCCGAACGGCAGTCCATCGCAACCCTCAGCACCAGAGCCCAAGCCTACTTCCACGACTGTGAGCTCCGCTCCAGCTGTGAAAAGTCCACGTTCCGATGAGCGGATCACCTATATCGGAAAATCCCTTGTCATCAAGGGAGAGGTCAGCGGCTCGGAACCGATCCACATTGAAGGCAAGATCGAAGGCCCGATTTCACTGCGCGATTGCCACATAAACGTTGGACGTGACGCCGTTGTCAGTTCGAACATGCAAGCCGGCGAAGTGATCATCCGAGGGACGGTCGACGGGAACGTTACCGCCAGTGATCGCGTGGAAGTTCACAGCGGCGGCAGCCTGACCGGCAACGTGTGCGCCGGACGAATCAGCATCGAGTACGGCGCGTACTACCACGGAAAAGTGGACATGCGCCTCCCTGATCCCAAGGCGCATTTCTCGACGAACGATAGTGATTCCAGGAAAAAGTCAGAGTCCGTTGCGACGCGTGAGGAAGCTCCGGCCCTGGCTACATACTGA
- a CDS encoding type II toxin-antitoxin system prevent-host-death family antitoxin, whose amino-acid sequence MKTKSMPAGEFKNKCLAVMDEVQAKCESVIITKHGKPVAKLVPVDPDQHDFYGVMKGKVKILGDIIGPVIPDDEWETD is encoded by the coding sequence ATGAAGACTAAGAGCATGCCGGCGGGCGAATTCAAGAACAAGTGTCTGGCCGTCATGGACGAGGTGCAGGCAAAGTGCGAGTCCGTCATCATCACGAAACATGGAAAGCCTGTTGCGAAACTCGTGCCTGTGGATCCCGATCAACATGACTTCTACGGGGTCATGAAGGGCAAAGTCAAGATTCTTGGTGACATAATCGGGCCAGTGATTCCTGACGACGAGTGGGAAACGGACTAG
- a CDS encoding cupin domain-containing protein — MHVNMFEFSELLASSNQRYLEFVRVPSFSVGIYVLDEGDADKQIPHAEDEVYYVASGRAKMKVGAGDDIRSFNVGPGTIIFVPAREHHLFYDITERLAVLVFFGPKDSARRALSM; from the coding sequence ATGCATGTGAACATGTTTGAATTTTCAGAATTACTGGCAAGCTCCAATCAGAGATACCTGGAATTCGTGCGAGTTCCGTCGTTCAGCGTCGGCATCTATGTATTAGATGAAGGAGACGCCGATAAGCAGATTCCGCATGCGGAGGACGAAGTTTATTACGTTGCCAGTGGACGCGCGAAAATGAAGGTTGGCGCCGGAGATGACATCAGGAGTTTCAATGTAGGTCCGGGCACGATCATCTTCGTGCCGGCTCGAGAGCATCATTTGTTCTACGACATCACCGAGCGGCTCGCAGTCCTGGTATTTTTCGGGCCCAAGGACTCGGCGCGGCGCGCTCTGTCGATGTAA